A window from Luteibacter flocculans encodes these proteins:
- a CDS encoding FKBP-type peptidyl-prolyl cis-trans isomerase yields the protein MKHFLRPTMTAVALAVALGTAAGASAQAAKPAASAAPVDKQKASYVVGWDLASSLPPLVAKEVDAATVAKALQAALSGQKPTMTEAEAKSVREAFVAQLKVKAEAEYNKVAAQNKQEGDAFLAKNKSAPGVKVTSSGLQYQVVQAGTGQRPGPNDTVTINYTGTFVNGEKFDSSADHQPAGPAQIPLAAVIPGFREGLQLMQTGGKYKLFIPSNIAYGAKPENGFPPNATIIFDVELLKTGPTPAGQGPGAPQGGGK from the coding sequence ATGAAGCACTTTTTGCGTCCCACGATGACGGCCGTCGCCCTGGCGGTTGCGCTGGGTACGGCCGCGGGCGCATCCGCCCAGGCCGCCAAGCCGGCTGCCTCCGCGGCACCGGTCGATAAGCAGAAGGCCAGCTATGTCGTGGGTTGGGATCTCGCAAGCTCGCTTCCGCCGCTCGTCGCGAAGGAAGTGGATGCCGCTACGGTCGCCAAGGCGCTGCAGGCTGCGCTCTCGGGCCAGAAGCCGACCATGACGGAAGCCGAGGCCAAGTCGGTTCGCGAAGCGTTTGTTGCCCAGCTCAAGGTCAAGGCCGAGGCTGAGTACAACAAGGTCGCCGCGCAGAACAAGCAGGAAGGCGATGCGTTCCTGGCCAAGAACAAGTCCGCTCCGGGCGTGAAGGTCACCTCGTCGGGCCTGCAGTACCAGGTCGTCCAGGCCGGTACCGGCCAGCGTCCGGGTCCGAACGACACGGTCACCATCAACTACACCGGCACCTTCGTGAACGGCGAGAAGTTCGACTCCTCGGCCGATCACCAGCCGGCCGGCCCGGCCCAGATCCCGCTCGCTGCGGTGATCCCGGGTTTCCGTGAGGGCCTGCAGCTGATGCAGACGGGCGGCAAGTACAAGCTGTTCATTCCGTCGAACATCGCTTACGGCGCCAAGCCGGAAAACGGCTTCCCGCCGAACGCGACGATCATCTTCGACGTCGAACTGCTGAAGACCGGTCCGACGCCGGCGGGCCAGGGCCCGGGCGCACCGCAGGGCGGCGGCAAGTAA